Proteins encoded by one window of Kribbella italica:
- a CDS encoding SitI3 family protein has product MAIEYTFQLCSTTAPDAIGALLVPPLTAVEWTGPVSAYKSVGGLLVTVHFDGRANLVLEEPEIAVGFRFDKFADFAVQNAEMVRLVVVLLDAEDGDAVLQQDFERILLLRRGPELTVGETFWTSELLAQLTSPYERRSMPYPED; this is encoded by the coding sequence GTGGCGATCGAGTACACCTTTCAGCTGTGCAGTACGACGGCGCCGGACGCCATCGGTGCGCTGCTCGTCCCGCCACTGACCGCGGTGGAGTGGACCGGGCCGGTCTCGGCGTACAAGAGTGTTGGTGGGTTGCTGGTCACCGTCCATTTCGACGGCCGGGCCAACCTGGTCCTGGAGGAGCCGGAGATCGCGGTCGGCTTCCGGTTCGACAAGTTCGCGGACTTCGCGGTGCAGAACGCCGAGATGGTGCGGCTCGTCGTCGTACTGCTCGACGCGGAGGACGGCGACGCCGTCCTGCAGCAGGACTTCGAACGGATCCTGCTGCTGCGACGCGGCCCGGAACTGACGGTCGGCGAGACGTTCTGGACGTCTGAGCTGCTGGCGCAGTTGACGTCGCCGTACGAACGCCGCTCGATGCCCTACCCCGAGGACTAA
- a CDS encoding AAA family ATPase, with protein sequence MTEGLFDLPGAPAPARGGGSLADADHTSAPLAVRMRPRSLDELVGQQHLLAPGSPLRRLVEGDQPMSLLLWGPPGTGKTTIAAVVSHQTNRKFVELSAVTAGVKDVRQVIDAARRELSRPGGAVETVLFIDEVHRFTKAQQDALLPGVENRWVTLVAATTENPFFSVISPLLSRSLLLTLESLTDDDIAVLLDRALIDERGLNGEFDLAADAKDHLLRMAGGDARRALTYLEAAAGGARAKAGAEPDGDKSVLIDLKTLETAVDRAAVRYDRAGDQHYDVTSAMIKSIRGSDVDAAMHYLARMVEAGEDPRFIARRLVISASEDIGMGDPTALGVAIAAAEAVQLIGMPEARINLAQAVVALALAPKSNAVITAIDSAIADVKAGKVGPVPPHLRDAHYAGAKKLGHGSSYQYSHNDPRGVVPQQYAPDVVDQVDYYQPTRRGGEAAYADRVAAIRKILRDR encoded by the coding sequence GTGACCGAAGGCCTGTTCGATCTTCCTGGTGCTCCTGCTCCCGCGCGTGGGGGTGGGAGTCTGGCGGACGCCGATCACACGTCGGCGCCGTTGGCGGTGCGGATGCGGCCTCGGAGTCTGGACGAGTTGGTCGGGCAGCAGCATCTGCTGGCGCCGGGGTCGCCGTTGCGTCGGTTGGTCGAGGGCGACCAGCCGATGTCGTTGCTGCTGTGGGGACCGCCGGGGACGGGCAAGACGACGATCGCCGCGGTCGTCTCGCACCAGACGAATCGGAAGTTCGTCGAGTTGTCCGCGGTGACGGCTGGTGTGAAGGACGTCCGGCAGGTGATCGACGCTGCCCGGCGGGAGCTGTCGCGGCCGGGTGGGGCTGTCGAGACGGTGCTGTTCATCGACGAGGTGCACCGGTTCACGAAGGCTCAGCAGGACGCGCTGCTGCCGGGCGTGGAGAACCGGTGGGTCACGCTGGTCGCCGCGACGACCGAGAACCCGTTCTTCTCGGTGATCTCGCCGCTGCTGTCACGCTCGTTGCTGCTGACGCTGGAGTCGCTCACCGACGACGACATCGCCGTACTGCTCGACCGCGCGCTGATCGACGAGCGCGGATTGAACGGCGAGTTCGACCTGGCGGCGGACGCGAAGGACCACCTGCTGCGGATGGCCGGCGGCGACGCCCGGCGTGCGCTGACGTACCTGGAGGCCGCCGCCGGTGGTGCCAGGGCGAAAGCAGGAGCTGAGCCCGATGGTGACAAATCCGTACTGATCGATCTGAAGACCCTGGAGACCGCCGTCGACCGCGCCGCCGTGCGGTACGACCGCGCGGGAGATCAGCACTACGACGTGACCTCCGCGATGATCAAGTCCATCCGAGGCTCCGACGTCGACGCGGCGATGCACTACCTGGCGCGGATGGTCGAGGCCGGCGAGGACCCCCGCTTCATCGCGCGCAGACTGGTGATCTCCGCGAGCGAGGACATCGGCATGGGCGACCCGACCGCGCTCGGGGTCGCGATCGCGGCGGCCGAGGCGGTGCAGCTGATCGGCATGCCGGAAGCCCGGATCAACCTCGCGCAAGCCGTCGTCGCCCTCGCGCTCGCCCCGAAGTCGAACGCCGTCATCACCGCGATCGACTCCGCGATCGCCGACGTGAAGGCCGGCAAGGTCGGCCCGGTCCCGCCGCACCTGCGCGACGCGCACTACGCCGGCGCGAAGAAGCTCGGCCACGGCTCGTCGTACCAGTACTCGCACAACGACCCCCGCGGCGTCGTCCCGCAGCAGTACGCGCCGGACGTCGTCGACCAGGTCGACTACTACCAACCCACCCGCCGCGGGGGAGAAGCCGCGTACGCCGACCGCGTCGCCGCCATCCGCAAGATCCTCCGGGACCGTTAG
- the secA2 gene encoding accessory Sec system translocase SecA2, which translates to MALKLTSRFRRLLQRPGSIDLGPYEKLTVAVGEAGESSTGLTDEELTEVVAEMRTEGGLDEDGLIEFLALAREAGERAIGERAFDGQIVGALALLQGRVVEMATGEGKTLAGAFAAAGYAIGGRKVHVLAVNDYLAERDAEWMEPLYKLLGVTVSHVGQASSPEERRAAYQAEVCYAPVSEVGFDVLRDRLAGDVADRVSAEPDVALVDEADSVLIDEARVPLVLAGATRSEELDDDVVQLVRTLRAGVDYEVDGDGRSVALTDKGTDTVEEHLGGIDLYDDANLDKMTQVNVALHAEVLLRKDVDYLVRDGKVNLINNSRGRIAKLQRWPDGLQAAVEAKEAVPVSESGEVLDSITVQALIKRYPKLCGMTGTAVVVGEQLQEFYDVEVAVVPPNTPNIRIDDTDRLYLTVEQKNTALVEHIKEIHETGRPILIGTHSVEESEQLSDRLEAAEVPHVVLNAKNDAEEAAIVAEAGVPETVTVSTQMAGRGTDIRLGGRDGSNGRERAAELGGLYVVGTGLHASRRLDDQLRGRAGRQGDPGGSLFFASLADELVTRYSITSGLRPSPDKAGRLTDRKAVGTLEHAQRVADGANAELLRTTWSYSRLTEQQRAIVLDTREKILVDDLAAEKLAASSKERYDELVEAHDEDVVKDAARRIALHHFDRRWTDHVAYLADLREGIHLRSLAGGIVHLKPIDEFNKSAIASFDTLIDDAWKDAAETLSTAEIGESGLDEEASGVPRPTATWTYLVNDNPFGTEADRILGRLRNAIKGDELVTVEDNTPVELADEDLPEELRDLDEDDLSDELPEELREAEDDEDDDEGGKKK; encoded by the coding sequence ATGGCTCTGAAACTCACCTCGCGCTTCCGCCGGCTCCTGCAGCGCCCCGGCTCGATCGACCTCGGCCCGTACGAGAAGCTGACCGTCGCGGTCGGTGAGGCGGGCGAGTCCTCCACCGGGCTCACCGACGAGGAGCTGACCGAGGTGGTCGCCGAGATGCGGACCGAGGGCGGCCTCGACGAGGACGGCCTGATCGAGTTCCTCGCGCTGGCCCGCGAGGCCGGTGAGCGCGCGATCGGCGAGCGGGCCTTCGACGGCCAGATCGTCGGCGCGCTCGCGCTGCTGCAGGGCCGCGTCGTCGAGATGGCGACCGGTGAGGGCAAGACCCTGGCCGGCGCGTTCGCCGCCGCCGGGTACGCGATCGGTGGCCGCAAGGTGCACGTGCTCGCGGTCAACGACTACCTGGCCGAGCGTGACGCGGAGTGGATGGAGCCGCTGTACAAGCTGCTCGGCGTCACGGTGAGCCACGTCGGACAGGCCTCGTCGCCGGAGGAGCGCCGGGCGGCGTATCAGGCCGAGGTCTGCTACGCGCCGGTCAGCGAGGTCGGGTTCGACGTACTGCGTGACCGGCTCGCCGGCGACGTCGCGGACCGGGTGTCCGCCGAGCCGGACGTGGCGCTGGTCGACGAGGCCGACTCCGTGCTGATCGACGAGGCCCGGGTGCCGCTGGTGCTGGCCGGTGCGACCCGGTCCGAGGAGTTGGACGACGACGTCGTCCAGCTGGTCCGGACGCTGCGCGCGGGCGTGGACTACGAGGTGGACGGCGACGGCCGGTCCGTCGCGCTGACCGACAAGGGCACCGACACCGTCGAGGAGCACCTCGGTGGGATCGACCTGTACGACGACGCGAACCTCGACAAGATGACCCAGGTGAACGTCGCGCTGCACGCCGAGGTGCTGCTGCGCAAGGACGTCGACTACCTGGTCCGCGACGGCAAGGTCAACCTGATCAACAACAGCCGCGGCCGGATCGCCAAGCTGCAGCGCTGGCCCGACGGGCTGCAGGCCGCGGTCGAGGCCAAGGAGGCCGTGCCGGTCAGCGAGAGCGGCGAGGTGCTCGACAGCATCACCGTCCAGGCGCTGATCAAGCGGTACCCGAAGCTGTGCGGCATGACCGGTACGGCGGTCGTCGTCGGCGAGCAGCTGCAGGAGTTCTACGACGTCGAGGTCGCGGTCGTCCCGCCGAACACGCCGAACATCCGGATCGACGACACCGACCGGCTCTACCTGACCGTCGAGCAGAAGAACACGGCGCTGGTCGAGCACATCAAGGAGATCCACGAGACCGGGCGGCCGATCCTGATCGGGACGCACAGTGTCGAGGAGTCCGAGCAGCTCAGCGACCGGCTCGAGGCGGCCGAGGTTCCGCACGTCGTACTGAACGCGAAGAACGACGCCGAGGAGGCCGCGATCGTCGCCGAGGCCGGTGTGCCGGAGACGGTCACCGTGTCGACGCAGATGGCCGGGCGCGGTACGGACATCCGGCTGGGTGGTCGGGACGGATCCAACGGGCGCGAGCGGGCTGCCGAGCTGGGCGGTCTGTACGTCGTCGGGACCGGTCTGCACGCGTCGCGGCGGTTGGACGACCAGCTGCGTGGACGCGCCGGGCGGCAGGGTGACCCGGGTGGGTCGCTGTTCTTCGCGAGCCTGGCCGACGAGCTGGTGACGCGGTACTCGATCACGTCCGGGCTGCGGCCTTCGCCGGACAAGGCCGGCCGGCTGACCGACAGGAAGGCCGTCGGGACGCTGGAGCACGCGCAGCGGGTCGCCGACGGTGCGAACGCCGAGCTGCTGCGGACGACGTGGTCGTACAGCCGGCTGACCGAGCAGCAGCGGGCGATCGTGCTGGACACGCGGGAGAAGATCCTGGTCGACGATCTCGCGGCGGAGAAGCTGGCGGCCTCGTCGAAGGAGCGGTACGACGAGCTGGTCGAGGCGCACGACGAGGACGTGGTGAAGGACGCGGCTCGCCGGATCGCCCTCCACCACTTCGACCGCCGCTGGACCGACCACGTCGCTTATCTGGCCGACCTGCGCGAAGGCATCCACCTGCGGTCGCTGGCCGGTGGCATCGTGCACCTGAAGCCGATCGACGAGTTCAACAAGTCGGCGATCGCGTCCTTCGACACCCTGATCGACGACGCCTGGAAGGACGCCGCCGAGACCCTCTCGACCGCCGAGATCGGCGAGTCCGGCCTCGACGAGGAAGCCTCCGGCGTCCCCCGCCCGACCGCGACCTGGACCTACCTCGTCAACGACAACCCCTTCGGCACCGAAGCCGACCGAATCCTCGGCCGCCTCCGCAACGCCATCAAGGGCGACGAGTTGGTCACGGTAGAGGACAACACCCCGGTGGAACTCGCCGACGAAGACCTCCCCGAGGAACTCCGCGACCTCGACGAGGACGACCTCTCCGACGAGCTTCCGGAGGAACTCCGCGAAGCGGAGGACGACGAGGACGACGACGAGGGCGGGAAGAAGAAGTAG
- a CDS encoding GNAT family N-acetyltransferase, producing the protein MTQSAELLDVFHRRIRLPDADTIPGWKVEHDGPVHRSYAEGPGGGGFVETPRGLGDDPDAVIGRELGFFRERGLAFEWKTYAYDEPADLGERLVRHGFVAEDPETLILGDVETILQRPPALPSKIVIRDVEDAADFHRIAVLTDSLWNNGLERIEEQLAGEARMFPDRLVVSVVENAVDADGPVLTSGWIRFHPGTGFASLWGGGTLPEWRRRGLYSAMLVHRARIARERGYEYLRVDASPGSSPILQKLGLHAVTTTTPYTWTP; encoded by the coding sequence ATGACACAATCCGCTGAGCTCCTCGACGTCTTCCACCGCCGCATCCGCCTTCCGGACGCCGACACGATCCCGGGCTGGAAGGTCGAGCACGACGGCCCGGTCCACCGCTCGTACGCCGAGGGGCCGGGTGGCGGCGGCTTCGTCGAGACCCCGCGCGGCCTCGGCGACGACCCGGACGCGGTGATCGGGCGCGAGCTGGGGTTCTTCCGTGAGCGCGGTCTGGCCTTCGAGTGGAAGACCTACGCGTACGACGAACCGGCCGACCTCGGCGAGCGGCTGGTCCGGCACGGGTTCGTCGCCGAGGACCCGGAGACGCTGATCCTCGGGGACGTCGAGACGATCCTCCAGCGGCCGCCGGCGCTGCCGTCGAAGATCGTGATCCGCGACGTCGAGGACGCGGCGGACTTCCACCGGATCGCCGTCCTGACCGACAGCTTGTGGAACAACGGTCTCGAGCGGATCGAGGAGCAGTTGGCGGGGGAGGCGCGGATGTTCCCCGACCGGCTGGTGGTCAGCGTGGTGGAGAACGCTGTGGACGCTGATGGCCCAGTGCTGACCTCAGGGTGGATCCGGTTCCATCCGGGGACCGGGTTCGCGAGCCTGTGGGGTGGCGGGACGCTGCCGGAGTGGCGGCGGCGCGGGCTGTACTCGGCGATGCTGGTGCACCGGGCCCGGATCGCCCGGGAACGCGGGTACGAGTACCTGCGGGTCGACGCGTCGCCGGGCTCGAGCCCGATCCTGCAGAAACTGGGGCTGCACGCGGTGACCACGACCACGCCGTACACCTGGACGCCGTGA
- a CDS encoding AMIN-like domain-containing (lipo)protein: MTMFSSVRHPVRTTIVTGLAALAVAAFPAGSAVGGAPDTTAARPSAECATGWGSLPEATKTLRWATVENIRTGRHACFDRLVVDLAGPATAYQVYYVPTVYQEGSGDPIPARGGATLRIDVEAPAYDDAGRPTYPLKSLREVSNVSGYDTFRQVAWAGSFEGRTTLALGVRARLPFRTHLLTGPGNAHRLVVDVAHRW; the protein is encoded by the coding sequence ATGACCATGTTCAGCAGCGTTCGACACCCTGTCCGCACCACGATCGTGACCGGCCTGGCGGCGCTGGCCGTCGCCGCCTTCCCCGCGGGTTCCGCCGTCGGCGGGGCCCCCGACACCACCGCCGCCCGGCCGTCCGCCGAGTGCGCCACCGGCTGGGGTTCATTGCCTGAGGCAACCAAGACGCTACGGTGGGCGACGGTCGAGAACATCCGTACCGGCCGGCACGCGTGCTTCGACCGGCTGGTGGTGGACCTGGCCGGCCCGGCCACGGCGTACCAGGTGTACTACGTCCCGACCGTCTACCAGGAGGGCTCCGGCGACCCGATCCCGGCCCGCGGCGGCGCGACGCTGCGGATCGACGTCGAGGCCCCCGCGTACGACGACGCCGGCCGCCCGACGTACCCGCTGAAGAGCCTGCGCGAGGTGTCGAACGTCAGCGGTTACGACACCTTCCGCCAGGTGGCCTGGGCCGGCAGCTTCGAGGGCCGGACGACCCTGGCGCTCGGCGTCCGGGCCCGGCTGCCGTTCCGGACCCACCTGCTGACCGGCCCGGGCAACGCCCACCGTCTCGTCGTGGACGTCGCCCACCGCTGGTAG
- a CDS encoding GxGYxYP domain-containing protein, with protein sequence MVSRRTFLAGSGAVAAGGLGWFQTGSAAAAGQAGQASGQVGSGLVSAATESGGRRLLPSFARPKHLHYGDVTKLSGGDQTLLTTLQGVVNRSRPELYFSFSTMDNDGVDARWLRDSGVPSTRYADPLDLVAKYKRRIRGAILHDPEVPDSLNVATTLAGLENAVVADAAQAKAHGLRVVKDLRGMFDDDRVKTYRWQLTNLFPRCSHQLLAGLPPTMVVQTENVNWREIARETRQIRDESNRGTFTLDVSPALGQDVVYVRFQDSFGNDGWGPSVLSVSAKANGTTIATFAPGTPEEAPYLFDGLNSSIGASGNRFSDGGGYFIYQFTPPAGTTSLTVTVEMWNQYLVTATDTAPTRIEPFPYFRDYVVATRSLVSWLPPNGPTGDLLREHFAKVGPTTPYAGWFANDVAGEWSGVDLAAQGGSEVLPADFYMNGTVHSGVVAPISDKVRKFTPVKPQKKIYVTLTFGEGDNVQYCQRHMRDLWDDPRRGDAPANWTVSPLLADIGPGILSHYQRTATKNDLLVCGPSGAGYTYPGAWPADQLDAYLELSGTYVRRTGMDLVYAYNHRVDDEWVPFSEAIGRAYAKHTPIRGIIQSWEKGDLLVRRGGLPVIGNFSAPGKAAEYKAALDEHTKAWTGDAPLFIAGGVNAWSWTPTDVAELAELLTAPYELVLGNVFFDALNKVL encoded by the coding sequence ATGGTCTCGAGACGAACGTTCCTGGCGGGTAGCGGCGCCGTGGCGGCCGGTGGACTGGGCTGGTTCCAGACCGGATCCGCCGCCGCGGCCGGCCAGGCCGGCCAGGCTTCCGGTCAGGTCGGCAGCGGTCTGGTGAGCGCTGCGACCGAGAGCGGAGGACGGCGGTTGCTGCCGTCCTTCGCCCGCCCGAAGCACCTGCACTACGGCGATGTCACCAAGCTCAGCGGTGGCGATCAGACCCTGCTGACCACCTTGCAGGGCGTGGTCAACCGCAGCCGCCCGGAGCTCTACTTCTCCTTCTCCACCATGGACAACGACGGAGTGGACGCGCGCTGGCTGCGCGACTCCGGCGTCCCCAGCACCCGGTACGCCGATCCGCTGGACCTGGTCGCGAAGTACAAGCGCCGGATCCGCGGCGCGATCCTGCACGACCCGGAGGTGCCCGACTCGCTCAACGTCGCGACCACCCTGGCCGGTCTGGAGAACGCCGTCGTCGCCGACGCGGCCCAGGCCAAGGCGCACGGACTCCGCGTCGTGAAGGACCTGCGCGGGATGTTCGACGACGACCGGGTGAAGACCTACCGCTGGCAGCTCACCAACCTCTTCCCGCGCTGCTCGCACCAGCTGCTCGCCGGTCTGCCGCCGACCATGGTCGTGCAGACCGAGAACGTGAACTGGCGCGAGATCGCCCGGGAGACCCGGCAGATCCGCGACGAGTCCAACCGCGGCACGTTCACCCTCGACGTCTCGCCCGCACTCGGCCAGGACGTCGTGTACGTGCGCTTCCAGGACTCCTTCGGCAACGACGGCTGGGGCCCGTCGGTGCTGTCGGTCTCCGCGAAGGCGAACGGAACGACCATCGCCACGTTCGCGCCCGGCACGCCCGAGGAGGCGCCGTACCTGTTCGACGGCCTGAACTCCTCGATCGGTGCCTCCGGCAACCGTTTCTCCGACGGTGGTGGCTACTTCATCTACCAGTTCACCCCGCCCGCCGGGACGACGAGCCTGACCGTCACGGTCGAGATGTGGAACCAGTACCTGGTCACCGCCACCGACACCGCGCCGACCCGGATCGAGCCGTTCCCGTACTTCCGCGACTACGTCGTCGCCACCCGGTCCCTGGTCAGCTGGCTCCCGCCGAACGGCCCGACCGGCGACCTGCTGCGCGAGCACTTCGCCAAGGTCGGCCCGACCACGCCGTACGCCGGCTGGTTCGCGAACGACGTCGCGGGGGAGTGGAGCGGGGTCGACCTGGCCGCGCAGGGCGGCTCCGAGGTGCTGCCGGCCGACTTCTACATGAACGGCACGGTCCACTCCGGTGTCGTGGCGCCGATCTCGGACAAGGTCAGGAAGTTCACCCCGGTCAAGCCGCAGAAGAAGATCTACGTGACGCTGACCTTCGGCGAGGGCGACAACGTGCAGTACTGCCAGCGGCACATGCGCGACCTGTGGGACGACCCGCGCCGTGGCGACGCCCCGGCGAACTGGACCGTCAGCCCGCTGCTGGCCGACATCGGTCCGGGCATCCTGAGCCACTACCAACGCACCGCGACCAAGAACGACCTGCTGGTCTGCGGCCCGTCCGGCGCCGGGTACACCTACCCCGGTGCCTGGCCCGCCGACCAGCTGGACGCGTACCTCGAGCTCTCCGGGACCTACGTACGCCGTACCGGCATGGACCTGGTCTACGCCTACAACCACCGTGTGGATGACGAGTGGGTGCCGTTCTCGGAGGCGATCGGGCGCGCGTACGCCAAGCACACGCCGATCCGCGGCATCATCCAGTCGTGGGAGAAGGGCGACCTGCTCGTCCGCCGGGGAGGCCTGCCGGTGATCGGCAACTTCTCCGCGCCCGGCAAGGCCGCCGAGTACAAGGCGGCCCTCGACGAGCACACCAAGGCCTGGACCGGCGACGCCCCGCTGTTCATCGCCGGCGGGGTGAACGCGTGGTCCTGGACCCCGACCGATGTCGCCGAGCTCGCCGAACTGCTCACCGCGCCGTACGAGCTGGTGCTGGGCAACGTGTTCTTCGACGCGCTGAACAAGGTGCTCTGA
- a CDS encoding GntR family transcriptional regulator → MIITVDPAATRPPYEQVRGQVEQLIRRGELAQGTRLPTVRQLAGDLGLAVNTVARAYKELEADRLIETRGRNGTFVLASRSEVDDEETRAAATVFARAARRAGLSLAEASRVLDEAW, encoded by the coding sequence ATGATCATCACGGTGGATCCGGCCGCCACTCGGCCGCCGTACGAGCAGGTGCGTGGTCAGGTCGAGCAGTTGATCCGGCGTGGTGAGCTGGCGCAGGGGACGCGGTTGCCGACCGTGCGCCAGCTGGCCGGGGATCTCGGGCTGGCGGTGAACACGGTCGCCCGGGCGTACAAGGAGCTCGAGGCGGACCGGCTGATCGAGACCCGCGGGCGCAACGGCACCTTCGTGCTCGCCTCGCGCAGTGAGGTCGACGACGAGGAGACCCGGGCGGCGGCGACGGTGTTCGCCCGTGCGGCCCGCCGCGCGGGCCTCAGTCTGGCCGAGGCAAGCCGGGTTCTGGACGAGGCCTGGTAG
- a CDS encoding VOC family protein codes for MITNVHLVTVYVNDLDEAKEFYTTTLGFVLRNDITLSPEFRWVTVYQRDHPELELALMIPGPPMDEESAAAIRRIMAKGMMHGVGLAVDDCRKTFDELVAKGVEHIQEPSERPYGVEAVLRDNSGNWLVLVEQHPYAAEDFA; via the coding sequence GTGATCACCAACGTCCACCTGGTCACCGTCTACGTCAACGATCTCGACGAGGCGAAGGAGTTCTACACGACCACCCTCGGCTTCGTGCTGCGCAACGACATCACGCTGAGCCCCGAGTTCCGCTGGGTGACGGTCTACCAGCGCGACCACCCCGAGCTCGAGCTGGCGCTGATGATCCCCGGCCCGCCGATGGACGAGGAGTCGGCGGCCGCGATCCGCCGGATCATGGCCAAGGGCATGATGCACGGCGTCGGCCTGGCCGTCGACGACTGCCGCAAGACCTTCGACGAGCTGGTCGCCAAGGGTGTCGAACACATCCAGGAGCCGTCGGAACGCCCGTACGGCGTGGAGGCGGTCCTCAGAGACAACTCCGGCAACTGGCTGGTCCTCGTAGAGCAGCACCCGTACGCCGCGGAGGACTTCGCCTGA
- a CDS encoding helix-turn-helix transcriptional regulator — protein MTSVPVDLLPHLRRARDVADRNYAEPLDLAGLARAAGVSKYHFLRCFAAEYGETPMQYVTRRRIERATDLLRATNLTVTEVSILVGYSALGSFTRRFTELVGVSPSEYQRTQAGARIPGCYVFMLGLSSAIPAKPDEALAPYGRRTNDPEEQQ, from the coding sequence ATGACCTCGGTGCCGGTCGACCTGTTACCGCACCTGCGGCGGGCGCGGGATGTTGCTGACCGCAACTATGCCGAGCCGCTCGACCTGGCCGGGCTGGCGCGGGCCGCGGGCGTGTCGAAGTACCACTTCCTGCGCTGCTTCGCCGCCGAGTACGGCGAGACGCCGATGCAGTACGTCACCCGCCGGCGGATCGAGCGCGCCACCGACCTGCTCCGGGCGACCAACCTGACCGTGACCGAGGTGTCGATCCTGGTCGGCTACTCGGCGCTCGGATCGTTCACCCGGCGGTTCACCGAGCTGGTCGGGGTCAGTCCGTCGGAGTACCAGCGGACGCAGGCCGGGGCGCGGATCCCTGGGTGCTACGTGTTCATGCTCGGGCTGAGCTCCGCAATTCCGGCGAAGCCGGACGAGGCCCTGGCGCCGTACGGTCGAAGGACCAACGACCCCGAGGAGCAGCAGTGA
- a CDS encoding glycoside hydrolase family 19 protein, with protein sequence MRRFRHLLTAALALTGLTAAGLVTALPAHAAVFQTYGTGVNVRADAFVSSPVVRTLPGPTAIDVDCQKLGDLVTVSGGSSRWWAHVPALGGYVTVAYVAIPEDKLPGVPECGGNPNPPAGDITLADVQAMFGSRIANPSLVQTGLPSLNQAMRDAQINTPYRKAAFLATLVHESRLEYNIREIGDTRPYGGRGYIQLTGDFNYRPAGQWLGVDLIGNPELARDLRYSAQIARWYWTVARNINPYADQLKMGRVNAAIGYPAGAEDGRRCATFQTAIAYLTGQPAPAVNCSRTGKLAEDTSRLTRAQFEAIAGK encoded by the coding sequence ATGCGCAGATTCCGTCATCTCCTCACCGCCGCCCTGGCGCTGACCGGCCTGACCGCCGCCGGCCTCGTCACCGCCCTCCCCGCCCACGCCGCCGTCTTCCAGACCTACGGCACCGGCGTGAACGTCCGGGCCGACGCCTTCGTCTCGTCGCCCGTCGTCCGCACGCTGCCCGGCCCCACCGCGATCGACGTCGACTGCCAGAAGCTCGGTGACCTGGTCACCGTCAGCGGCGGCTCCAGCCGGTGGTGGGCGCACGTGCCCGCGCTCGGCGGGTACGTCACGGTCGCGTACGTCGCGATCCCCGAGGACAAGCTGCCCGGTGTCCCCGAGTGCGGCGGCAACCCGAACCCGCCGGCCGGCGACATCACGCTGGCCGACGTCCAGGCGATGTTCGGCAGCCGGATCGCCAACCCGTCGCTGGTCCAGACCGGCCTGCCGTCGCTGAACCAGGCGATGCGCGACGCGCAGATCAACACGCCGTACCGCAAGGCCGCCTTCTTGGCCACGCTCGTGCACGAGTCGCGGCTGGAGTACAACATCCGCGAGATCGGCGACACCCGCCCGTACGGCGGTCGCGGGTACATCCAGCTGACCGGTGACTTCAACTACCGGCCCGCCGGGCAGTGGCTCGGCGTCGACCTGATCGGCAACCCCGAGCTGGCGCGGGACCTTCGCTACAGCGCTCAGATCGCGCGCTGGTACTGGACCGTGGCGCGCAACATCAACCCGTACGCCGACCAGCTGAAGATGGGCCGGGTCAACGCGGCGATCGGCTACCCGGCCGGTGCCGAGGACGGTCGCCGCTGCGCGACCTTCCAGACCGCCATCGCGTACCTCACCGGTCAGCCGGCGCCGGCCGTCAACTGCAGCCGCACCGGCAAGCTCGCCGAGGACACCAGCAGGTTGACCAGGGCGCAGTTCGAGGCCATCGCGGGCAAGTAG